One genomic region from Haloferax litoreum encodes:
- a CDS encoding Gfo/Idh/MocA family protein, which translates to MRRSVAAGVIGVGAMGTNHARVYSELRGVELVGIADADHERATAVAADFGTEAFTIDELLERVDVVTVAVPTPYHASITRQCIEAGVHTLVEKPFVDDKLEGEGLIALAEWNGVTLQIGHIERFNPAIRSLEKILDDVEPIAITANRLGPPLNRDVDDGVIMDLMIHDIDVVLSLVDSDITTLSATSAADEQYATAQLTFANGVVSTLTASRVTQQKTRTLDITAPDRLIRVDYVNQSVQIFRQSRPDYLRENGNIRFRHEVVMEQPMIEAGEPLKHELESFIEAAIEGSPVIVSAADGLRAVEIAQRIKAAAHANEQTVEVSEEAR; encoded by the coding sequence ATGAGACGCTCCGTTGCTGCCGGCGTCATCGGGGTCGGTGCCATGGGAACCAATCACGCTCGTGTCTACTCCGAACTTCGCGGTGTCGAACTTGTCGGCATCGCCGACGCCGACCACGAGCGTGCTACCGCAGTCGCGGCAGACTTCGGCACCGAGGCGTTCACCATCGACGAACTGCTCGAACGAGTCGACGTCGTCACCGTCGCCGTCCCGACGCCGTACCACGCGTCCATCACGAGACAGTGCATCGAAGCGGGTGTCCACACCCTCGTCGAGAAACCGTTCGTCGACGACAAACTGGAGGGGGAAGGACTCATAGCCCTCGCCGAGTGGAACGGCGTGACCCTCCAGATTGGTCACATCGAGCGCTTCAACCCCGCGATTCGCTCACTCGAGAAAATCCTCGACGACGTCGAACCAATCGCCATTACGGCGAATCGACTCGGTCCGCCACTGAACCGTGACGTCGACGACGGGGTCATCATGGACCTCATGATTCACGACATCGACGTCGTCCTCTCGCTCGTCGATTCAGATATTACGACACTCTCAGCGACGAGTGCGGCAGACGAACAGTACGCGACGGCCCAGTTGACCTTCGCGAACGGAGTGGTCAGCACGCTGACCGCGAGTCGAGTGACACAACAGAAGACGCGCACGCTCGACATCACGGCTCCTGACCGCCTCATTCGGGTCGATTACGTGAACCAGTCGGTCCAAATTTTCCGCCAGTCGCGTCCCGACTACCTCCGCGAGAACGGGAACATCCGCTTCCGCCACGAGGTAGTCATGGAGCAGCCGATGATAGAAGCAGGCGAACCACTCAAACACGAACTCGAATCGTTCATCGAAGCGGCGATAGAGGGCAGTCCGGTAATTGTCTCCGCCGCCGATGGCCTCCGTGCAGTCGAAATTGCACAGCGTATCAAGGCCGCAGCACACGCGAACGAACAGACCGTCGAAGTCTCTGAGGAGGCACGATGA
- a CDS encoding nucleotide sugar dehydrogenase: MTTSSSGLYNSTRPPEGQRTALTDGAVPVAVYGLGKMGLPLAAVYAQATGNVVGVDIDPDVVRTVNDGECHVAKEPGLPELVAAQVERGALRATTDSVAAAEEAAIHVIIVPTPLTDDREPDLAAFEAVLDSIAAGLAPGDMVVVECTVPPGTSRDLVVPYLESESGLSRTEFGVAFCPERTSSGRALQDITESHPKIVGGVDAEATRAASLIYGEITSNDVIAVSDATTAEAVKLFEGVYRDVNIALANELARIRDDLGINVTEAIDAANTQPYCNIHAPGPGVGGHCIPWYPYFITSRVSTETPLILTAREVNDSMPAFTADTLRDELANAGRTIDGATVAVLGVTYRPGVAETRATPAAGIIDRLSEYGATVLAVDPMVDDDDIASFGATPVALGDLPNKSLDAVVVVTPHEEFGDIEWADFDDLVVIDGRGTLGDVGHRVYTIGVGPRGSGVNHE; encoded by the coding sequence ATGACCACCAGCAGTTCTGGCCTCTACAACTCGACGCGGCCCCCAGAGGGACAGCGAACGGCCCTCACGGATGGGGCTGTGCCCGTCGCCGTCTACGGGCTTGGAAAGATGGGCCTCCCCTTGGCCGCCGTCTACGCACAGGCGACGGGAAACGTCGTCGGCGTGGATATCGACCCGGACGTGGTTCGAACCGTCAACGACGGAGAGTGCCACGTGGCGAAAGAACCCGGTCTACCGGAACTCGTCGCAGCACAGGTCGAACGCGGTGCGTTACGGGCCACGACCGATAGCGTCGCCGCGGCCGAAGAAGCGGCGATTCACGTCATCATCGTTCCGACGCCGTTGACGGACGACCGGGAACCCGACCTCGCGGCGTTCGAGGCGGTTCTAGACAGTATCGCTGCGGGACTCGCACCCGGAGATATGGTCGTCGTCGAGTGTACCGTCCCACCGGGAACGAGTCGTGACCTCGTCGTCCCGTACCTCGAATCCGAGAGCGGTCTCTCACGCACCGAGTTCGGTGTCGCGTTCTGCCCCGAACGAACGTCGTCGGGGCGAGCGTTGCAGGACATCACCGAGTCGCATCCGAAAATCGTCGGTGGCGTCGACGCGGAAGCGACCCGAGCAGCCTCGCTCATCTACGGCGAGATAACGTCGAACGACGTCATCGCCGTGAGTGACGCCACGACTGCGGAGGCCGTGAAGTTGTTCGAGGGCGTCTACCGAGACGTCAACATCGCACTCGCGAACGAACTCGCTCGCATCCGCGACGACCTCGGCATCAACGTGACGGAAGCCATCGACGCCGCCAACACGCAACCGTACTGCAACATCCACGCACCCGGCCCCGGCGTCGGTGGTCACTGCATCCCGTGGTACCCGTACTTCATCACGAGTCGTGTCTCGACAGAGACGCCGTTGATTCTGACCGCCCGAGAGGTCAACGACAGTATGCCGGCGTTCACTGCGGACACACTCCGTGACGAACTCGCGAACGCTGGCCGTACCATCGATGGCGCGACTGTCGCAGTCCTCGGGGTGACCTACCGACCCGGTGTCGCCGAGACCCGGGCGACGCCGGCAGCAGGCATCATCGACCGCCTGAGCGAGTACGGCGCGACGGTCCTCGCAGTCGACCCGATGGTCGACGACGACGACATCGCCTCGTTCGGAGCGACGCCTGTCGCACTCGGTGACCTCCCGAACAAGTCGCTGGACGCCGTCGTCGTCGTCACGCCGCACGAAGAGTTCGGCGACATCGAGTGGGCCGACTTCGACGACCTGGTCGTCATCGACGGGCGTGGAACACTCGGTGACGTCGGTCACCGCGTGTACACGATTGGAGTCGGTCCCCGAGGAAGCGGAGTCAACCA